A part of Scleropages formosus chromosome 3, fSclFor1.1, whole genome shotgun sequence genomic DNA contains:
- the LOC108923830 gene encoding PAN2-PAN3 deadenylation complex subunit pan3-like isoform X2: protein MNSGLSAPAAPLGGVTGPGVKVKFCRYYAKDKTCFYGDECQFLHEDPSVASLCAHGGGSSPAPVSLSLGPGPVAAAAYPLGGAAVTSAGGGPASISKKTDVLGAVESALEGALLTIPGMEGGPLTDASLTNSYFSSSFIGVNGFGSPAEAKFSMMQRVPSNSSSSLLNDSAKSFSTQDTVSSSASTLFSDFSALSLSQRRKGPNPAASEFIPKGVASPCLASASQSSGPVFSSPLFSHPTLSGTSASALTPAGMSLSAGSSPLHSPKITPHTSPSLRRRSHTPNPNPATSSYSPLADSAATSHVIQKETVGGTTYFYTDNTPAPLAGMVFPTFHVYPPTAPHVAYMQPKANAPSFFMVDELRQELINRHLITMAQIDQSENPGVPSEVDNYHSLFPLEPLPPPNRIQKTSNFNYITSCYKAINSKDDLPYCLRRIHGFRLVNTKCMMLVDMWKRIQHSNCVTLREVFTTKAFGDHSLVFSYDFHAGAETMFSRHFSDATADSYFTKRKWAGQHEPPPPRQHAGLLPESLIWAYIVQLSSALRTIHTAGLACRVMDPTKILITGKTRLRVNCVGIFDVLTFDSNQANPLALMPQYQQADLILLGKVVLALACNSLAGIQRENLQKAMELVSINYSSDLKNLILYLLTEQTRLRSVNDIMPMIGARFYTQLDASQMRNDVIEEDLAKEVQNGRLFRLLAKLGTITERPEFQKDPTWSETGDRYLLKLFRDYLFHQVTEAGTPWIDLSHIVSCLNKLDAGVPEKISLVSRDEKSVLVVTYSDLKRCFDSTFQELLAAASGQL, encoded by the exons ATGAACAGCGGGCTCTCGGCTCCAGCGGCTCCGCTCGGGGGGGTCACCGGCCCCGGTGTCAAGGTGAAGTTCTGCCGCTACTACGCCAAGGACAAGACCTGTTTCTATGGGGACGAGTGCCAGTTCCTGCACGAGGACCCGTCCGTCGCGAGCCTGTGTGCGcacggcggcggcagcagcccTGCGCCCGTGTCGTTGTCTCTGGGTCCCGGACCCGTGGCTGCGGCTGCCTATCCGCTCGGAGGCGCCGCGGTGACTTCGGCGGGTGGCGGCCCCGCCAGCATCTCCAAAAAAACCGACGTCCTGGGAGCCGTGGAGTCCGCTTTGGAGGGAGCATTGCTGACAA TCCCAGGGATGGAAGGTGGACCCTTGACTGATGCCAGCCTGACCAACTCCTACTTCAGTAGCAGCTTCATTGGGGTCAATGGCTTTGGGAGCCCAGCAGAGGCCAAATTCTCCATGATGCAG AGAGTTCCCAGCAACAGCTCAAGTAGCCTCCTGAATGACAGTGCCAAGAGCTTCTCCACACAGG aCACTGTGAGTTCTTCTGCATCGACTCTCTTCAGTGATTTCTCTGCACTGAGCCTCTCGCAACGGAGAAAG GGTCCAAACCCAGCAGCTAGCGAGTTCATCCCAAAGGGTGTGGCCAGTCCTTGTCTCGCCTCAGCTTCTCAGTCCAGCGGCCCAGTTTTCTCCTCCCCACTCTTCTCACACCCGACCTTAAGTGGCACCTCTGCATCAGCACTCACCCCAG CTGGCATGTCTCtttcagctggctcctctccaCTTCATTCACCTAAAATCACCCCCCACACCTCGCCTTCCCTTCGCCGGCGAAGCCACACCCCGAACCCAAACCCAGCCACAAGCAGTTACAGCCCACTGGCCGATTCAGCAGCCACCAGCCATGTCATCCAGAAGGAGACAGTTGGAGGGACCACATATTTCTATACTGATAACACGCCTGCACCTCTGGCTGGGATG GTGTTTCCCACGTTCCACGTTTACCCACCCACAGCACCCCATGTGGCCTACATGCAACCCAAAGCCAACGCACCATCCTTCTTTATGGTGGATGAGCTGCGCCAG GAGCTGATAAACAGACATTTAATAACAATGGCACAAATTGACCAATCAGAAAATCCAG GCGTTCCCTCTGAAGTTGACAACTATCACAGTCTCTTCCCATTGGAGCCATTGCCACCTCCAAATCGCATCCAGAAAACCAGCAACTTCAATTACATAACGTCATGTTACAAAGCCATTAACAGCAAAGACGACCTGCCATACTGCCTTCGGAGGATACATG GTTTCAGACTGGTGAACACCAAGTGTATGATGCTGGTGGATATGTGGAAGAGGATCCAGCACTCCAACTGCGTCACACTGAGAGAGGTCTTCACCACAAAGGCCTTTGGGGATCACT CATTGGTGTTCTCCTATGACTTCCATGCTGGCGCAGAGACCATGTTTAGCCGACACTTCAGCGACGCAACAGCGGACTCTTACTTTACCAAGAGGAAATGGG CGGGCCAACACGAGCCTCCTCCTCCCCGGCAGCATGCTGGCCTGCTCCCAGAGTCGCTGATATGGGCCTATATTGTGCAGTTGAGCTCTGCCCTGAGAACGATTCACACTGCTGGATTGGCCTGTCGGGTGATGGACCCCACAAAAATCCTCATAACTGGCAAAACGAG GTTGCGTGTGAACTGTGTAGGGATATTTGATGTCTTAACATTTGACAGCAATCAGGCTAATCCACTGGCCCTAATGCCACAGTATCAG CAAGCAGACCTAATCTTATTAGGCAAGGTGGTGCTGGCCCTGGCTTGTAACTCGCTGGCTGGCATTCAGCGAGAGAACCTCCAGAAGGCCATGGAGTTGGTGTCAATCAACTACTCATCAGACCTCAAGAACCTCATCCT GTACCTCCTGACAGAGCAGACTCGCCTACGGAGTGTCAACGACATCATGCCAATGATTGGTGCTCGCTTCTATACCCAGTTGGATGCTTCCCAGATGAGAAATGATGTCATAGAGGAGGACCTTGCAAAG GAGGTGCAAAATGGGCGTCTCTTTCGCCTGTTGGCCAAACTGGGCACCATCACAGAGAGACCAGA GTTTCAGAAGGATCCCACTTGGTCAGAAACTGGAGACCGCTACCTGCTAAAGCTCTTCAGAGATTACCTGTTCCACCAGGTGACCGAAGCAGGGACTCCTTGGATTGACCTTAGTCACATTGTCTCGTGTCTCAACAAG CTGGATGCTGGGGTCCCAGAGAAGATCAGCCTGGTGTCACGAGATGAGAAAAGCGTCCTGGTAGTGACCTACTCGGACCTGAAGCGCTGCTTTGACAGCACCTTCCAGGAGCTGCTTGCGGCTGCAAGTGGGCAGCTGTAG
- the LOC108923830 gene encoding PAN2-PAN3 deadenylation complex subunit pan3-like isoform X4, which produces MNSGLSAPAAPLGGVTGPGVKVKFCRYYAKDKTCFYGDECQFLHEDPSVASLCAHGGGSSPAPVSLSLGPGPVAAAAYPLGGAAVTSAGGGPASISKKTDVLGAVESALEGALLTIPGMEGGPLTDASLTNSYFSSSFIGVNGFGSPAEAKFSMMQRVPSNSSSSLLNDSAKSFSTQDTVSSSASTLFSDFSALSLSQRRKGPNPAASEFIPKGVASPCLASASQSSGPVFSSPLFSHPTLSGTSASALTPAGSSPLHSPKITPHTSPSLRRRSHTPNPNPATSSYSPLADSAATSHVIQKETVGGTTYFYTDNTPAPLAGMVFPTFHVYPPTAPHVAYMQPKANAPSFFMVDELRQELINRHLITMAQIDQSENPGVPSEVDNYHSLFPLEPLPPPNRIQKTSNFNYITSCYKAINSKDDLPYCLRRIHGFRLVNTKCMMLVDMWKRIQHSNCVTLREVFTTKAFGDHSLVFSYDFHAGAETMFSRHFSDATADSYFTKRKWAGQHEPPPPRQHAGLLPESLIWAYIVQLSSALRTIHTAGLACRVMDPTKILITGKTRLRVNCVGIFDVLTFDSNQANPLALMPQYQQADLILLGKVVLALACNSLAGIQRENLQKAMELVSINYSSDLKNLILYLLTEQTRLRSVNDIMPMIGARFYTQLDASQMRNDVIEEDLAKEVQNGRLFRLLAKLGTITERPEFQKDPTWSETGDRYLLKLFRDYLFHQVTEAGTPWIDLSHIVSCLNKLDAGVPEKISLVSRDEKSVLVVTYSDLKRCFDSTFQELLAAASGQL; this is translated from the exons ATGAACAGCGGGCTCTCGGCTCCAGCGGCTCCGCTCGGGGGGGTCACCGGCCCCGGTGTCAAGGTGAAGTTCTGCCGCTACTACGCCAAGGACAAGACCTGTTTCTATGGGGACGAGTGCCAGTTCCTGCACGAGGACCCGTCCGTCGCGAGCCTGTGTGCGcacggcggcggcagcagcccTGCGCCCGTGTCGTTGTCTCTGGGTCCCGGACCCGTGGCTGCGGCTGCCTATCCGCTCGGAGGCGCCGCGGTGACTTCGGCGGGTGGCGGCCCCGCCAGCATCTCCAAAAAAACCGACGTCCTGGGAGCCGTGGAGTCCGCTTTGGAGGGAGCATTGCTGACAA TCCCAGGGATGGAAGGTGGACCCTTGACTGATGCCAGCCTGACCAACTCCTACTTCAGTAGCAGCTTCATTGGGGTCAATGGCTTTGGGAGCCCAGCAGAGGCCAAATTCTCCATGATGCAG AGAGTTCCCAGCAACAGCTCAAGTAGCCTCCTGAATGACAGTGCCAAGAGCTTCTCCACACAGG aCACTGTGAGTTCTTCTGCATCGACTCTCTTCAGTGATTTCTCTGCACTGAGCCTCTCGCAACGGAGAAAG GGTCCAAACCCAGCAGCTAGCGAGTTCATCCCAAAGGGTGTGGCCAGTCCTTGTCTCGCCTCAGCTTCTCAGTCCAGCGGCCCAGTTTTCTCCTCCCCACTCTTCTCACACCCGACCTTAAGTGGCACCTCTGCATCAGCACTCACCCCAG ctggctcctctccaCTTCATTCACCTAAAATCACCCCCCACACCTCGCCTTCCCTTCGCCGGCGAAGCCACACCCCGAACCCAAACCCAGCCACAAGCAGTTACAGCCCACTGGCCGATTCAGCAGCCACCAGCCATGTCATCCAGAAGGAGACAGTTGGAGGGACCACATATTTCTATACTGATAACACGCCTGCACCTCTGGCTGGGATG GTGTTTCCCACGTTCCACGTTTACCCACCCACAGCACCCCATGTGGCCTACATGCAACCCAAAGCCAACGCACCATCCTTCTTTATGGTGGATGAGCTGCGCCAG GAGCTGATAAACAGACATTTAATAACAATGGCACAAATTGACCAATCAGAAAATCCAG GCGTTCCCTCTGAAGTTGACAACTATCACAGTCTCTTCCCATTGGAGCCATTGCCACCTCCAAATCGCATCCAGAAAACCAGCAACTTCAATTACATAACGTCATGTTACAAAGCCATTAACAGCAAAGACGACCTGCCATACTGCCTTCGGAGGATACATG GTTTCAGACTGGTGAACACCAAGTGTATGATGCTGGTGGATATGTGGAAGAGGATCCAGCACTCCAACTGCGTCACACTGAGAGAGGTCTTCACCACAAAGGCCTTTGGGGATCACT CATTGGTGTTCTCCTATGACTTCCATGCTGGCGCAGAGACCATGTTTAGCCGACACTTCAGCGACGCAACAGCGGACTCTTACTTTACCAAGAGGAAATGGG CGGGCCAACACGAGCCTCCTCCTCCCCGGCAGCATGCTGGCCTGCTCCCAGAGTCGCTGATATGGGCCTATATTGTGCAGTTGAGCTCTGCCCTGAGAACGATTCACACTGCTGGATTGGCCTGTCGGGTGATGGACCCCACAAAAATCCTCATAACTGGCAAAACGAG GTTGCGTGTGAACTGTGTAGGGATATTTGATGTCTTAACATTTGACAGCAATCAGGCTAATCCACTGGCCCTAATGCCACAGTATCAG CAAGCAGACCTAATCTTATTAGGCAAGGTGGTGCTGGCCCTGGCTTGTAACTCGCTGGCTGGCATTCAGCGAGAGAACCTCCAGAAGGCCATGGAGTTGGTGTCAATCAACTACTCATCAGACCTCAAGAACCTCATCCT GTACCTCCTGACAGAGCAGACTCGCCTACGGAGTGTCAACGACATCATGCCAATGATTGGTGCTCGCTTCTATACCCAGTTGGATGCTTCCCAGATGAGAAATGATGTCATAGAGGAGGACCTTGCAAAG GAGGTGCAAAATGGGCGTCTCTTTCGCCTGTTGGCCAAACTGGGCACCATCACAGAGAGACCAGA GTTTCAGAAGGATCCCACTTGGTCAGAAACTGGAGACCGCTACCTGCTAAAGCTCTTCAGAGATTACCTGTTCCACCAGGTGACCGAAGCAGGGACTCCTTGGATTGACCTTAGTCACATTGTCTCGTGTCTCAACAAG CTGGATGCTGGGGTCCCAGAGAAGATCAGCCTGGTGTCACGAGATGAGAAAAGCGTCCTGGTAGTGACCTACTCGGACCTGAAGCGCTGCTTTGACAGCACCTTCCAGGAGCTGCTTGCGGCTGCAAGTGGGCAGCTGTAG
- the LOC108923830 gene encoding PAN2-PAN3 deadenylation complex subunit pan3-like isoform X3 yields the protein MNSGLSAPAAPLGGVTGPGVKVKFCRYYAKDKTCFYGDECQFLHEDPSVASLCAHGGGSSPAPVSLSLGPGPVAAAAYPLGGAAVTSAGGGPASISKKTDVLGAVESALEGALLTIPGMEGGPLTDASLTNSYFSSSFIGVNGFGSPAEAKFSMMQRVPSNSSSSLLNDSAKSFSTQVDTVSSSASTLFSDFSALSLSQRRKGPNPAASEFIPKGVASPCLASASQSSGPVFSSPLFSHPTLSGTSASALTPAGSSPLHSPKITPHTSPSLRRRSHTPNPNPATSSYSPLADSAATSHVIQKETVGGTTYFYTDNTPAPLAGMVFPTFHVYPPTAPHVAYMQPKANAPSFFMVDELRQELINRHLITMAQIDQSENPGVPSEVDNYHSLFPLEPLPPPNRIQKTSNFNYITSCYKAINSKDDLPYCLRRIHGFRLVNTKCMMLVDMWKRIQHSNCVTLREVFTTKAFGDHSLVFSYDFHAGAETMFSRHFSDATADSYFTKRKWAGQHEPPPPRQHAGLLPESLIWAYIVQLSSALRTIHTAGLACRVMDPTKILITGKTRLRVNCVGIFDVLTFDSNQANPLALMPQYQQADLILLGKVVLALACNSLAGIQRENLQKAMELVSINYSSDLKNLILYLLTEQTRLRSVNDIMPMIGARFYTQLDASQMRNDVIEEDLAKEVQNGRLFRLLAKLGTITERPEFQKDPTWSETGDRYLLKLFRDYLFHQVTEAGTPWIDLSHIVSCLNKLDAGVPEKISLVSRDEKSVLVVTYSDLKRCFDSTFQELLAAASGQL from the exons ATGAACAGCGGGCTCTCGGCTCCAGCGGCTCCGCTCGGGGGGGTCACCGGCCCCGGTGTCAAGGTGAAGTTCTGCCGCTACTACGCCAAGGACAAGACCTGTTTCTATGGGGACGAGTGCCAGTTCCTGCACGAGGACCCGTCCGTCGCGAGCCTGTGTGCGcacggcggcggcagcagcccTGCGCCCGTGTCGTTGTCTCTGGGTCCCGGACCCGTGGCTGCGGCTGCCTATCCGCTCGGAGGCGCCGCGGTGACTTCGGCGGGTGGCGGCCCCGCCAGCATCTCCAAAAAAACCGACGTCCTGGGAGCCGTGGAGTCCGCTTTGGAGGGAGCATTGCTGACAA TCCCAGGGATGGAAGGTGGACCCTTGACTGATGCCAGCCTGACCAACTCCTACTTCAGTAGCAGCTTCATTGGGGTCAATGGCTTTGGGAGCCCAGCAGAGGCCAAATTCTCCATGATGCAG AGAGTTCCCAGCAACAGCTCAAGTAGCCTCCTGAATGACAGTGCCAAGAGCTTCTCCACACAGG tagaCACTGTGAGTTCTTCTGCATCGACTCTCTTCAGTGATTTCTCTGCACTGAGCCTCTCGCAACGGAGAAAG GGTCCAAACCCAGCAGCTAGCGAGTTCATCCCAAAGGGTGTGGCCAGTCCTTGTCTCGCCTCAGCTTCTCAGTCCAGCGGCCCAGTTTTCTCCTCCCCACTCTTCTCACACCCGACCTTAAGTGGCACCTCTGCATCAGCACTCACCCCAG ctggctcctctccaCTTCATTCACCTAAAATCACCCCCCACACCTCGCCTTCCCTTCGCCGGCGAAGCCACACCCCGAACCCAAACCCAGCCACAAGCAGTTACAGCCCACTGGCCGATTCAGCAGCCACCAGCCATGTCATCCAGAAGGAGACAGTTGGAGGGACCACATATTTCTATACTGATAACACGCCTGCACCTCTGGCTGGGATG GTGTTTCCCACGTTCCACGTTTACCCACCCACAGCACCCCATGTGGCCTACATGCAACCCAAAGCCAACGCACCATCCTTCTTTATGGTGGATGAGCTGCGCCAG GAGCTGATAAACAGACATTTAATAACAATGGCACAAATTGACCAATCAGAAAATCCAG GCGTTCCCTCTGAAGTTGACAACTATCACAGTCTCTTCCCATTGGAGCCATTGCCACCTCCAAATCGCATCCAGAAAACCAGCAACTTCAATTACATAACGTCATGTTACAAAGCCATTAACAGCAAAGACGACCTGCCATACTGCCTTCGGAGGATACATG GTTTCAGACTGGTGAACACCAAGTGTATGATGCTGGTGGATATGTGGAAGAGGATCCAGCACTCCAACTGCGTCACACTGAGAGAGGTCTTCACCACAAAGGCCTTTGGGGATCACT CATTGGTGTTCTCCTATGACTTCCATGCTGGCGCAGAGACCATGTTTAGCCGACACTTCAGCGACGCAACAGCGGACTCTTACTTTACCAAGAGGAAATGGG CGGGCCAACACGAGCCTCCTCCTCCCCGGCAGCATGCTGGCCTGCTCCCAGAGTCGCTGATATGGGCCTATATTGTGCAGTTGAGCTCTGCCCTGAGAACGATTCACACTGCTGGATTGGCCTGTCGGGTGATGGACCCCACAAAAATCCTCATAACTGGCAAAACGAG GTTGCGTGTGAACTGTGTAGGGATATTTGATGTCTTAACATTTGACAGCAATCAGGCTAATCCACTGGCCCTAATGCCACAGTATCAG CAAGCAGACCTAATCTTATTAGGCAAGGTGGTGCTGGCCCTGGCTTGTAACTCGCTGGCTGGCATTCAGCGAGAGAACCTCCAGAAGGCCATGGAGTTGGTGTCAATCAACTACTCATCAGACCTCAAGAACCTCATCCT GTACCTCCTGACAGAGCAGACTCGCCTACGGAGTGTCAACGACATCATGCCAATGATTGGTGCTCGCTTCTATACCCAGTTGGATGCTTCCCAGATGAGAAATGATGTCATAGAGGAGGACCTTGCAAAG GAGGTGCAAAATGGGCGTCTCTTTCGCCTGTTGGCCAAACTGGGCACCATCACAGAGAGACCAGA GTTTCAGAAGGATCCCACTTGGTCAGAAACTGGAGACCGCTACCTGCTAAAGCTCTTCAGAGATTACCTGTTCCACCAGGTGACCGAAGCAGGGACTCCTTGGATTGACCTTAGTCACATTGTCTCGTGTCTCAACAAG CTGGATGCTGGGGTCCCAGAGAAGATCAGCCTGGTGTCACGAGATGAGAAAAGCGTCCTGGTAGTGACCTACTCGGACCTGAAGCGCTGCTTTGACAGCACCTTCCAGGAGCTGCTTGCGGCTGCAAGTGGGCAGCTGTAG
- the LOC108923830 gene encoding PAN2-PAN3 deadenylation complex subunit pan3-like isoform X5 produces the protein MNSGLSAPAAPLGGVTGPGVKVKFCRYYAKDKTCFYGDECQFLHEDPSVASLCAHGGGSSPAPVSLSLGPGPVAAAAYPLGGAAVTSAGGGPASISKKTDVLGAVESALEGALLTIPGMEGGPLTDASLTNSYFSSSFIGVNGFGSPAEAKFSMMQRVPSNSSSSLLNDSAKSFSTQVDTVSSSASTLFSDFSALSLSQRRKGPNPAASEFIPKGVASPCLASASQSSGPVFSSPLFSHPTLSGTSASALTPAGMSLSAGSSPLHSPKITPHTSPSLRRRSHTPNPNPATSSYSPLADSAATSHVIQKETVGGTTYFYTDNTPAPLAGMVFPTFHVYPPTAPHVAYMQPKANAPSFFMVDELRQELINRHLITMAQIDQSENPGVPSEVDNYHSLFPLEPLPPPNRIQKTSNFNYITSCYKAINSKDDLPYCLRRIHGFRLVNTKCMMLVDMWKRIQHSNCVTLREVFTTKAFGDHSLVFSYDFHAGAETMFSRHFSDATADSYFTKRKWAGQHEPPPPRQHAGLLPESLIWAYIVQLSSALRTIHTAGLACRVMDPTKILITGKTRLRVNCVGIFDVLTFDSNQANPLALMPQYQQADLILLGKVVLALACNSLAGIQRENLQKAMELVSINYSSDLKNLILYLLTEQTRLRSVNDIMPMIGARFYTQLDASQMRNDVIEEDLAKEVQNGRLFRLLAKLGTITERPEFQKDPTWSETGDRYLLKLFRDYLFHQLDAGVPEKISLVSRDEKSVLVVTYSDLKRCFDSTFQELLAAASGQL, from the exons ATGAACAGCGGGCTCTCGGCTCCAGCGGCTCCGCTCGGGGGGGTCACCGGCCCCGGTGTCAAGGTGAAGTTCTGCCGCTACTACGCCAAGGACAAGACCTGTTTCTATGGGGACGAGTGCCAGTTCCTGCACGAGGACCCGTCCGTCGCGAGCCTGTGTGCGcacggcggcggcagcagcccTGCGCCCGTGTCGTTGTCTCTGGGTCCCGGACCCGTGGCTGCGGCTGCCTATCCGCTCGGAGGCGCCGCGGTGACTTCGGCGGGTGGCGGCCCCGCCAGCATCTCCAAAAAAACCGACGTCCTGGGAGCCGTGGAGTCCGCTTTGGAGGGAGCATTGCTGACAA TCCCAGGGATGGAAGGTGGACCCTTGACTGATGCCAGCCTGACCAACTCCTACTTCAGTAGCAGCTTCATTGGGGTCAATGGCTTTGGGAGCCCAGCAGAGGCCAAATTCTCCATGATGCAG AGAGTTCCCAGCAACAGCTCAAGTAGCCTCCTGAATGACAGTGCCAAGAGCTTCTCCACACAGG tagaCACTGTGAGTTCTTCTGCATCGACTCTCTTCAGTGATTTCTCTGCACTGAGCCTCTCGCAACGGAGAAAG GGTCCAAACCCAGCAGCTAGCGAGTTCATCCCAAAGGGTGTGGCCAGTCCTTGTCTCGCCTCAGCTTCTCAGTCCAGCGGCCCAGTTTTCTCCTCCCCACTCTTCTCACACCCGACCTTAAGTGGCACCTCTGCATCAGCACTCACCCCAG CTGGCATGTCTCtttcagctggctcctctccaCTTCATTCACCTAAAATCACCCCCCACACCTCGCCTTCCCTTCGCCGGCGAAGCCACACCCCGAACCCAAACCCAGCCACAAGCAGTTACAGCCCACTGGCCGATTCAGCAGCCACCAGCCATGTCATCCAGAAGGAGACAGTTGGAGGGACCACATATTTCTATACTGATAACACGCCTGCACCTCTGGCTGGGATG GTGTTTCCCACGTTCCACGTTTACCCACCCACAGCACCCCATGTGGCCTACATGCAACCCAAAGCCAACGCACCATCCTTCTTTATGGTGGATGAGCTGCGCCAG GAGCTGATAAACAGACATTTAATAACAATGGCACAAATTGACCAATCAGAAAATCCAG GCGTTCCCTCTGAAGTTGACAACTATCACAGTCTCTTCCCATTGGAGCCATTGCCACCTCCAAATCGCATCCAGAAAACCAGCAACTTCAATTACATAACGTCATGTTACAAAGCCATTAACAGCAAAGACGACCTGCCATACTGCCTTCGGAGGATACATG GTTTCAGACTGGTGAACACCAAGTGTATGATGCTGGTGGATATGTGGAAGAGGATCCAGCACTCCAACTGCGTCACACTGAGAGAGGTCTTCACCACAAAGGCCTTTGGGGATCACT CATTGGTGTTCTCCTATGACTTCCATGCTGGCGCAGAGACCATGTTTAGCCGACACTTCAGCGACGCAACAGCGGACTCTTACTTTACCAAGAGGAAATGGG CGGGCCAACACGAGCCTCCTCCTCCCCGGCAGCATGCTGGCCTGCTCCCAGAGTCGCTGATATGGGCCTATATTGTGCAGTTGAGCTCTGCCCTGAGAACGATTCACACTGCTGGATTGGCCTGTCGGGTGATGGACCCCACAAAAATCCTCATAACTGGCAAAACGAG GTTGCGTGTGAACTGTGTAGGGATATTTGATGTCTTAACATTTGACAGCAATCAGGCTAATCCACTGGCCCTAATGCCACAGTATCAG CAAGCAGACCTAATCTTATTAGGCAAGGTGGTGCTGGCCCTGGCTTGTAACTCGCTGGCTGGCATTCAGCGAGAGAACCTCCAGAAGGCCATGGAGTTGGTGTCAATCAACTACTCATCAGACCTCAAGAACCTCATCCT GTACCTCCTGACAGAGCAGACTCGCCTACGGAGTGTCAACGACATCATGCCAATGATTGGTGCTCGCTTCTATACCCAGTTGGATGCTTCCCAGATGAGAAATGATGTCATAGAGGAGGACCTTGCAAAG GAGGTGCAAAATGGGCGTCTCTTTCGCCTGTTGGCCAAACTGGGCACCATCACAGAGAGACCAGA GTTTCAGAAGGATCCCACTTGGTCAGAAACTGGAGACCGCTACCTGCTAAAGCTCTTCAGAGATTACCTGTTCCACCAG CTGGATGCTGGGGTCCCAGAGAAGATCAGCCTGGTGTCACGAGATGAGAAAAGCGTCCTGGTAGTGACCTACTCGGACCTGAAGCGCTGCTTTGACAGCACCTTCCAGGAGCTGCTTGCGGCTGCAAGTGGGCAGCTGTAG